In a single window of the Terriglobus roseus genome:
- a CDS encoding VWA domain-containing protein produces MAISARCVRTLCRRFVGHSMLPLLLATSAGAQQADTLRATSTLVLVPTRVTTTSSASGNVTLHAEDFMLTDNGVPQMLRLEEASREPLAIIILLQTGGAAPKQFANYGGISSLLEYALGSVPYRVSLITFDSKPEDRWPFSNDASNLRDAFQKPTPGDGGAAVLDAIDYGLDWFGDQHPRGRRLILLVSDEHFRASDEALRQMTRRLAETNTTIYSLSFNAQKTYLMDELKHSSPENPPLFMSPDHPPLLHTFNLDRPLRQALSAMQSNAAEGVAALSGGTYMPFTNRKDL; encoded by the coding sequence ATGGCCATCTCCGCTCGTTGCGTTCGCACGCTGTGCCGGCGGTTCGTGGGCCATAGCATGCTGCCGTTGCTGCTCGCGACCTCTGCCGGGGCACAGCAGGCCGATACGCTGCGCGCCACGAGCACGCTGGTGCTGGTACCCACGCGGGTGACGACAACCTCCAGCGCCTCCGGCAACGTCACGCTGCATGCAGAAGACTTCATGCTCACCGACAATGGTGTGCCGCAGATGCTGCGACTGGAAGAGGCCAGCCGCGAACCGCTGGCCATCATTATTCTGCTGCAGACGGGCGGTGCCGCACCGAAGCAGTTTGCCAACTATGGCGGCATCAGCAGCCTGCTGGAGTACGCGTTGGGATCGGTTCCCTATCGTGTATCGCTCATCACCTTCGACAGCAAGCCGGAAGATCGCTGGCCCTTCTCCAATGATGCGTCGAATCTACGCGATGCGTTCCAGAAGCCGACGCCCGGCGATGGAGGTGCAGCCGTGCTGGATGCCATCGACTATGGACTCGACTGGTTTGGGGATCAGCATCCGCGCGGCCGTCGCCTGATCCTGCTGGTGAGTGACGAACACTTCCGGGCCAGCGACGAGGCACTGCGACAGATGACGCGACGGCTGGCTGAGACGAACACCACCATCTACAGCCTGAGCTTCAATGCGCAGAAGACATACCTGATGGATGAGCTGAAACACAGTAGTCCAGAGAACCCGCCGCTCTTTATGTCACCCGATCATCCGCCCCTGCTGCACACCTTCAACCTCGACCGTCCGCTGCGACAGGCGTTGAGCGCGATGCAATCCAACGCGGCGGAGGGCGTGGCCGCACTCTCGGGCGGGACGTACATGCCCTTCACCAATCGCAAGGATTTGTAG
- the rpsD gene encoding 30S ribosomal protein S4, with protein sequence MSHKTKYKIQRALGLELPGLGKPGALDKRNYPPGQHGQSRRGKLSEYALQLREKQKVMFHYGLREEQLRRFVRQSIAASGGSNWIEQLLSLLERRLDNVVFRLGFARSMAAARQLVSHGHVLLNGRAVNIGSMVVRVGDFIRLTEYAAGSMTEPARSNPRLTLPSYLQFAMPENNTHGRVLSVPGSIHVPFELNAKQVAEYYAQRGV encoded by the coding sequence ATGAGCCACAAGACGAAGTATAAGATTCAACGCGCACTCGGCCTGGAACTGCCCGGCCTGGGCAAGCCCGGGGCATTGGACAAGCGCAACTACCCACCGGGCCAGCACGGCCAGAGCCGTCGCGGCAAGCTGAGCGAGTACGCACTGCAGCTCCGCGAGAAGCAAAAAGTCATGTTCCACTACGGCCTTCGCGAAGAGCAGCTACGCCGCTTCGTGCGGCAGTCCATTGCAGCCTCCGGCGGATCGAACTGGATTGAGCAGTTGCTCAGCCTGCTGGAGCGGCGGCTGGACAATGTGGTGTTTCGCCTGGGCTTTGCGCGGAGCATGGCGGCGGCGCGGCAGCTTGTGTCACATGGGCATGTGCTGCTGAACGGCCGCGCCGTCAACATTGGCAGCATGGTCGTGCGCGTGGGGGACTTTATCAGGCTGACCGAGTACGCGGCAGGCAGCATGACGGAACCTGCCCGATCGAATCCGCGCCTGACATTGCCCAGCTACCTGCAGTTCGCCATGCCGGAGAACAACACGCATGGACGTGTGCTCTCGGTGCCTGGGTCGATCCATGTGCCGTTTGAACTGAATGCCAAGCAGGTGGCTGAGTACTATGCGCAGCGCGGTGTCTAG
- a CDS encoding M2 family metallopeptidase — protein MRFPSLVLAASLSLSAVAQTPPTVADAKAFLDRANASLLKAAVDGSHAEWLAETYINEDSEATTALLSEQSSKLSLDLIEESHKFDKLTLPADMRRQMMLLQVNAPAAPHDPKLLAEESQLAAALTGAYGKGKYCPTPDKCMSIDDVDTFMAKTRDADALTKVWVGWHSVGAPMRQQYARLVNLQNIGAKEQGYKDTGELWRAGYDMKPAEFSAELNRAWTQLEPLYRELHTYVRHRLIAKYGAVADRKDGLIPAQLLGNTWAQEWGNIYDIVAPTDPKLSQFKPLDLEAALKQQIAAKDPAAAASFVTAADLSDDKGHAAQTAAAKDMVKYGESFFTSLGFPALPQTFWERSQFVHPRDRDVVCHASAWDIDQADDLRVKMCITVSDDYFTTVHHELGHNFYQRAYNKQPMLFRNGANDGFHEAIGDAVALSITPGYLNQLKLANTEPPAEADIPLQLRTALDKVAFLPFALALDTWRWQVFSGEIKPADYNKAWWQLRAKYQGIVPPVERSETDFDPGAKMHVPANVPYARYFLARVYQFQFYKAMCDASGYKGALNRCSFYGSKAAGDKLNAMLMAGQSQPWQETLKAMTGTDHLDAQPMLDYFAPLYRWLKQQNAAAK, from the coding sequence ATGCGTTTTCCGTCTCTCGTCCTCGCAGCCTCGCTGTCCCTCTCCGCAGTCGCGCAGACACCACCTACCGTGGCGGATGCCAAAGCGTTCCTCGATCGCGCGAATGCTTCGCTGCTTAAGGCCGCGGTCGACGGCAGCCACGCGGAGTGGCTGGCGGAGACGTACATCAACGAAGACAGTGAGGCCACGACTGCATTGCTTAGTGAGCAGTCGTCGAAGCTGTCGCTGGACCTGATCGAAGAGAGCCACAAGTTCGACAAGCTGACGCTGCCCGCGGACATGCGCCGCCAGATGATGCTGCTGCAGGTGAACGCACCCGCCGCGCCACACGATCCGAAGCTGCTGGCAGAAGAGTCGCAACTGGCTGCCGCACTAACCGGTGCATACGGCAAAGGGAAGTACTGTCCCACACCGGACAAGTGCATGAGCATCGATGACGTCGACACCTTCATGGCGAAGACCCGCGATGCGGATGCGCTGACGAAGGTGTGGGTGGGCTGGCACAGCGTAGGGGCACCCATGCGGCAGCAGTATGCTCGCCTCGTCAATCTGCAGAACATCGGCGCGAAGGAGCAGGGCTATAAGGACACCGGCGAACTCTGGCGTGCGGGCTATGACATGAAGCCTGCGGAGTTCTCAGCGGAGCTGAATCGCGCATGGACGCAGCTCGAACCGCTCTACCGGGAGCTGCATACCTATGTGCGTCATCGCCTGATCGCAAAGTACGGCGCGGTTGCCGATCGCAAGGATGGTCTGATTCCAGCGCAGTTGCTGGGCAATACCTGGGCGCAGGAGTGGGGCAACATCTACGACATCGTCGCGCCGACCGATCCGAAGCTGTCGCAATTCAAGCCGCTGGATCTTGAGGCGGCACTGAAGCAGCAGATCGCTGCAAAGGACCCGGCCGCAGCAGCTTCGTTCGTAACGGCGGCGGACCTGAGCGACGACAAGGGACACGCAGCGCAGACCGCTGCTGCGAAGGACATGGTGAAGTACGGCGAGAGCTTCTTCACGTCGCTCGGCTTTCCCGCACTGCCGCAGACCTTCTGGGAGCGTTCGCAGTTCGTGCATCCGCGCGACCGTGATGTGGTCTGCCACGCCAGCGCATGGGACATCGACCAGGCGGACGATCTCCGCGTGAAGATGTGCATCACTGTCAGCGACGACTACTTCACCACGGTGCACCACGAGCTGGGCCACAACTTTTATCAGCGCGCCTATAACAAGCAGCCCATGCTCTTCCGCAACGGTGCGAACGACGGCTTCCACGAGGCCATCGGCGACGCGGTCGCGCTCAGCATCACACCCGGCTATCTGAACCAGTTGAAGCTCGCAAACACCGAACCACCTGCAGAAGCGGACATCCCGTTGCAACTGCGCACGGCGCTGGATAAGGTGGCGTTCCTGCCCTTCGCCCTTGCGCTCGATACATGGCGCTGGCAGGTCTTCAGCGGCGAGATCAAGCCGGCCGACTACAACAAGGCATGGTGGCAGCTCCGCGCAAAGTACCAGGGCATCGTGCCGCCGGTGGAGCGCTCCGAAACCGACTTCGATCCAGGCGCGAAGATGCATGTACCCGCCAACGTGCCCTACGCTCGATACTTCCTGGCCCGTGTCTACCAGTTCCAGTTCTACAAAGCCATGTGCGACGCCAGCGGCTATAAGGGCGCGTTGAACCGCTGCAGCTTCTACGGATCGAAGGCAGCGGGCGACAAGCTGAATGCGATGCTGATGGCGGGTCAGTCACAGCCGTGGCAGGAGACGCTGAAAGCGATGACGGGCACGGATCACCTCGACGCGCAGCCCATGCTCGACTACTTTGCTCCGCTGTATCGCTGGCTCAAGCAGCAGAACGCAGCGGCGAAGTAG